In a genomic window of Virgibacillus sp. SK37:
- a CDS encoding DEAD/DEAH box helicase gives MELINFLDNRIQDAVRPYQLDALDNINRYLYSDSNKQALIKMPMGTGKTVIIAIAAAFFPHIKNCLVVTSSSAVKEQLIKDIKIGVWSNLSVPFCPIKPVVELLPSDSGRINTDQHPTIYVCTVQSLLRIKQENNSNYNLLKNKLDLVIFDEGHKEPAQQWQATIRELEAKVVLFSATPVRNDLNKFSIDNQFVFTYSFIDAVNQGYVKDVIFSIIDSTTISNSQRVGEFVSYINNSLESYVNEYDCDRDEVKVIIRCNTDEEIEMLVDELNNRGLKAKGVHEKFAQANSKLLQNVPSDLRSDDTVCWVHQYKLVEGIDNYKFCILGIYQALPDPRSFVQQVGRVIRKRNIDINQSAKIIVWDHQDYQLQWWDSYFNYERAISDGETDTVFSFSEYFSNLLTISPSVMYLNKKYLKRYSVEEDINNLFKLEKYQLPKKTNIYESHLEEFDINSVFTKTIDAIHNELILRDNNILDKIVINENHTVCFIYAHYYNSPYLTKEVLLEQKIGILIFRIIEKTLFLYDTTNFTPEHIKEEWKRISALKLKKLFDRDTSFSSATIQNGSINFNHFNRMVLYSDDIAQMAPSISDQYNFLTTVQSKKSNLSGQSSLRRYVGFSNARISQASTMTRLDLYIDWLDQLYHSLYREGDDHTFFQRYAPVTDIPEETEPVSILLQFEGNELIQDSVGTLIELDSNFYRITDRVFYLKYMQEEYEVEITFNTIKGEYNLQFRNEEDEPDIFYGKQRILNWLNDNQSFQLLLNQNEYRYFKGYFYKLGVPRNYGGLLNYLDENSIQLSARTKINEKGKFYKDGSPQPNTAIWDKNSLFYLVAKKGININNNSKLKRLLQDSDYVICTDLNSEIADFITVSESTNTVCFIHCKAGKSKLSASAFQEVCGQILKNLDYVNDVSNRLPVDLERWNGIWTHRSYRAVVNRRIINPDNISSEDIWNKLKEIQTNPDSTTNVIALVGDAFSKETYDRESRKPWGRQKPEKIQIDYILLETALAVERSQAKFLVSYTKKV, from the coding sequence ATGGAATTAATTAATTTTTTGGATAATAGAATTCAAGATGCAGTAAGACCCTACCAATTAGATGCATTGGATAATATTAACCGCTATCTATACAGTGATTCTAACAAACAAGCTCTAATCAAGATGCCAATGGGAACAGGAAAAACAGTAATTATCGCAATAGCAGCTGCATTTTTCCCACATATCAAAAATTGTTTAGTAGTAACAAGCTCATCTGCAGTAAAAGAACAGCTTATAAAGGATATAAAAATAGGTGTTTGGAGCAATTTAAGTGTCCCCTTTTGTCCAATAAAACCTGTAGTCGAGTTATTACCGTCAGATTCAGGTAGGATTAACACTGATCAACACCCAACAATATATGTATGTACGGTTCAATCCTTGCTAAGAATTAAACAAGAGAATAATAGTAATTATAACTTATTAAAAAATAAATTGGATTTAGTTATATTTGATGAAGGGCATAAAGAACCAGCACAACAATGGCAAGCTACAATTAGAGAGCTAGAGGCTAAAGTAGTACTGTTTTCAGCTACTCCTGTCAGGAATGACTTGAATAAATTTTCAATAGATAATCAATTTGTATTTACGTATTCTTTTATTGATGCTGTTAATCAAGGTTATGTGAAAGATGTAATTTTTTCCATAATAGATTCAACGACAATTTCAAACTCACAAAGGGTAGGTGAGTTTGTATCATACATTAATAATTCATTAGAGAGTTACGTTAATGAATATGATTGTGACAGAGATGAAGTAAAAGTAATTATAAGGTGTAATACAGATGAAGAGATTGAAATGCTAGTTGATGAATTAAATAACCGAGGATTAAAAGCAAAAGGAGTACATGAAAAATTTGCACAAGCAAATTCGAAATTACTTCAAAATGTACCTAGTGATTTACGAAGCGATGACACAGTATGTTGGGTTCATCAGTATAAACTGGTTGAAGGAATAGATAATTATAAATTTTGTATTCTTGGTATCTATCAAGCGCTTCCTGACCCTCGTTCATTTGTTCAACAAGTAGGAAGAGTTATTAGAAAAAGAAATATAGACATAAATCAAAGTGCAAAAATCATTGTCTGGGATCATCAAGATTACCAATTACAATGGTGGGATTCTTATTTTAATTATGAAAGAGCTATAAGTGATGGAGAGACAGATACTGTTTTTAGTTTTTCTGAATACTTTTCGAATTTGTTAACAATTAGCCCTTCTGTTATGTATTTAAACAAGAAATATTTAAAACGATACTCAGTGGAAGAAGATATTAATAATCTATTTAAACTAGAGAAATACCAACTTCCAAAGAAAACAAACATATATGAGAGTCATTTAGAAGAATTTGATATTAATAGTGTATTTACTAAAACAATAGATGCTATTCATAATGAATTAATATTAAGAGATAACAATATTCTCGATAAAATAGTAATTAATGAAAACCATACAGTTTGTTTTATTTATGCACATTATTATAATAGTCCGTATTTAACAAAGGAAGTATTACTAGAGCAAAAAATAGGGATATTAATTTTTAGAATTATAGAAAAAACTTTATTCCTATATGATACTACAAATTTTACTCCAGAGCATATAAAGGAAGAATGGAAGAGAATTTCGGCTCTGAAATTAAAAAAACTTTTTGATAGAGATACATCATTTTCGTCAGCTACTATTCAAAATGGTAGTATAAATTTTAATCATTTTAATAGAATGGTTCTATATTCAGACGACATTGCACAGATGGCTCCAAGCATATCAGATCAATATAACTTCCTTACTACAGTCCAAAGTAAAAAAAGTAATTTAAGTGGACAATCATCATTAAGAAGGTATGTAGGGTTTTCAAATGCGCGAATTAGTCAGGCTTCCACAATGACTAGACTGGATCTGTATATAGATTGGCTAGACCAACTTTATCACTCTTTATATAGAGAAGGTGATGATCATACATTTTTTCAAAGATATGCACCTGTAACTGACATACCGGAAGAGACAGAGCCAGTGAGCATACTGTTACAATTTGAGGGTAATGAATTAATTCAAGATTCTGTTGGGACTCTAATTGAATTAGACAGTAATTTTTATAGAATTACAGATAGAGTTTTTTACTTAAAATATATGCAAGAAGAATATGAGGTAGAGATAACATTTAATACAATTAAAGGCGAATATAATTTGCAATTTAGGAATGAAGAAGACGAACCAGACATCTTTTATGGAAAGCAACGAATATTAAATTGGCTGAATGATAACCAGTCATTTCAACTTCTTTTAAATCAAAATGAATATCGTTATTTTAAGGGATATTTTTATAAGCTCGGTGTGCCAAGAAATTACGGTGGTCTATTAAATTATCTTGATGAGAACAGCATTCAACTGTCAGCAAGAACTAAAATTAATGAAAAAGGAAAATTTTATAAGGATGGATCACCACAACCCAATACAGCAATTTGGGATAAAAATTCTTTGTTTTATTTAGTTGCTAAAAAAGGAATAAATATAAATAATAATTCAAAATTAAAAAGATTATTGCAGGATTCTGATTATGTTATTTGTACTGATTTAAATAGTGAGATAGCAGATTTTATAACTGTAAGTGAGTCAACGAACACAGTTTGTTTTATCCATTGTAAAGCTGGAAAAAGCAAGCTTTCAGCCTCTGCTTTTCAAGAGGTTTGCGGCCAAATATTGAAAAATTTAGACTACGTAAATGATGTGAGTAATAGGTTACCTGTTGATTTAGAAAGATGGAATGGTATTTGGACACATCGTAGTTATAGAGCTGTAGTTAATAGACGAATAATCAATCCTGATAATATATCTTCTGAAGATATCTGGAATAAACTTAAAGAAATTCAAACTAACCCAGATTCAACAACAAATGTAATTGCGCTTGTAGGAGATGCATTTTCCAAGGAAACATATGATCGTGAAAGCAGAAAGCCGTGGGGTAGACAAAAACCCGAAAAAATACAGATAGATTATATACTGCTTGAAACCGCATTAGCAGTAGAGCGATCTCAAGCAAAATTTTTAGTCTCATACACAAAAAAAGTGTAA
- a CDS encoding YdiK family protein, whose amino-acid sequence MKISPRTMAIIYFAMGIFFTYIAIISAGDTIWNVTTMVLALFATLEIGVGIRLFRLHYQMKNKKKK is encoded by the coding sequence ATGAAAATTTCACCAAGGACAATGGCAATTATCTATTTTGCAATGGGGATATTTTTCACCTATATTGCCATTATCAGCGCGGGAGATACAATATGGAATGTTACGACAATGGTGCTGGCTCTATTCGCGACATTAGAAATTGGCGTAGGTATTCGACTTTTCAGATTGCATTATCAAATGAAAAATAAAAAGAAGAAGTAG
- the groL gene encoding chaperonin GroEL (60 kDa chaperone family; promotes refolding of misfolded polypeptides especially under stressful conditions; forms two stacked rings of heptamers to form a barrel-shaped 14mer; ends can be capped by GroES; misfolded proteins enter the barrel where they are refolded when GroES binds): MAKEIKFSEDARRAMLRGVDTLANAVKVTLGPKGRNVVLDKKFGSPLITNDGVTIAKEIELEDHFENMGAQLVSEVASKTNDVAGDGTTTATVLAQAMIREGLKNVASGANPVGVRRGIEKAVEVAVNELKSITNPIESKESIAQVAAISSGDEEVGNLIAEAMERVGNDGVITIEESKGFNTELEVVEGMQFDRGYASPYMVTDQDKMEAVLEDPYILITDKKIGNIQEVLPVLEQVVQQGKPLLLIAEDVEGEALATLVVNKLRGTFNAVAVKAPGFGDRRKAMLEDIATLTGAEVITEDLGLDLKSATIDQLGRASKVVVTKENTTVVEGSGNPEAISARVAQIRAQAEETTSDFDKEKLQERLAKLAGGVAVIKVGAATETELKERKLRIEDALNSTRAAVEEGIVAGGGTAFVNIYNKVSELNLEGDEGTGASIVRRAMEEPVRQIAHNAGQEGSIIVERLKGEKVGVGYNAATGEWVNMIEAGIVDPTKVTRSALQNAASVAAMFLTTEAVVADLPEEDGAAGGGMPDMGGMGGMGGMM; this comes from the coding sequence ATGGCTAAGGAAATTAAATTCAGTGAAGACGCACGTCGCGCGATGCTACGTGGTGTAGATACATTAGCAAATGCAGTTAAAGTAACTTTAGGGCCAAAAGGTCGTAACGTTGTTTTAGATAAAAAATTTGGTTCCCCACTCATTACAAATGATGGTGTTACCATTGCAAAAGAAATTGAACTTGAAGATCATTTCGAGAACATGGGTGCACAGCTTGTATCTGAAGTTGCTTCCAAAACAAATGATGTAGCTGGTGACGGTACAACAACTGCAACTGTACTTGCACAAGCAATGATCCGTGAAGGTCTTAAAAACGTTGCATCAGGTGCAAATCCTGTTGGCGTACGTCGTGGAATTGAAAAAGCAGTTGAAGTAGCTGTTAACGAATTAAAATCAATTACAAACCCAATTGAAAGTAAAGAATCCATTGCACAGGTTGCAGCAATCTCTTCTGGTGATGAAGAAGTAGGTAACCTGATTGCTGAAGCTATGGAGCGCGTTGGTAATGACGGTGTTATTACAATTGAAGAATCTAAAGGCTTCAATACAGAGCTTGAAGTAGTTGAAGGTATGCAATTCGATCGTGGATATGCTTCTCCATACATGGTTACTGACCAGGATAAAATGGAAGCAGTTCTTGAAGATCCGTATATCCTAATCACAGATAAGAAAATTGGTAACATCCAAGAAGTATTACCAGTACTTGAGCAAGTAGTTCAACAAGGTAAACCACTTCTATTAATTGCAGAAGATGTAGAAGGTGAAGCACTAGCAACACTTGTTGTTAACAAGCTTCGCGGAACATTCAATGCTGTAGCTGTAAAAGCTCCAGGATTTGGTGACCGTCGTAAAGCAATGCTTGAAGATATCGCTACATTAACTGGTGCAGAAGTAATTACAGAAGATCTTGGTTTAGATCTGAAGAGCGCAACAATTGACCAATTAGGTCGCGCTTCTAAAGTAGTTGTTACAAAAGAAAACACAACAGTAGTAGAAGGTTCAGGTAATCCTGAAGCAATCTCTGCACGTGTAGCACAAATCCGTGCACAAGCAGAAGAAACTACTTCTGATTTCGATAAAGAAAAATTACAAGAGCGTCTTGCTAAATTAGCTGGCGGTGTAGCAGTAATCAAAGTTGGTGCTGCAACTGAAACAGAACTTAAAGAACGTAAACTACGTATTGAGGATGCATTGAACTCAACTCGAGCAGCAGTAGAAGAAGGTATTGTTGCTGGTGGTGGTACTGCATTTGTTAATATCTACAATAAAGTAAGCGAGCTAAACCTTGAAGGTGACGAAGGAACTGGAGCAAGTATTGTACGTCGTGCAATGGAAGAACCAGTTCGTCAAATCGCTCACAATGCTGGTCAAGAAGGATCTATCATTGTTGAACGTCTAAAAGGTGAAAAAGTAGGCGTTGGTTATAATGCAGCTACTGGCGAATGGGTAAACATGATCGAAGCAGGTATTGTTGACCCAACAAAAGTAACTCGCTCTGCATTACAAAACGCAGCATCTGTAGCAGCTATGTTCCTAACTACCGAAGCAGTAGTAGCTGACCTTCCAGAAGAAGACGGTGCAGCTGGCGGCGGAATGCCTGACATGGGCGGCATGGGTGGAATGGGCGGCATGATGTAA
- a CDS encoding site-specific integrase, whose amino-acid sequence MKGYFYRRGCKCKKKKCSCGAKWAFTVDIGIDPVTGKRRQKVKSGFNTKQEAEEAVATLIHELNEGTYLEETDKTFSDFAIEWLPIYSESKNVKLGTIRVRLHEIGRLLPYFAQLKLRDITRKMYQDALNDLKDQGLSDSTREGINRTARMIFRKALELELIKKDPTEFAYVKKDKKTIEQLEEEEVPKYLEKEELALFLKTAKQYGLEHDYLAFLILAYTGIRVGELVALKWKDVDFLNHTISITKTYYNPKNNAVEYQLVTPKTRKSRRKIVVDEDVIQTLKDHKENQNQVIKRLDDDYYNKDFIFAKMERQFGYPIVIKNVRDRMKRLLRMAGLKEELTPHSLRHTHTSLLAEAGVSLEQIMDRLGHTDDQITKNVYLHVTQEMKKEASQKFSELMRSLR is encoded by the coding sequence ATGAAAGGATACTTTTACAGAAGAGGATGTAAGTGTAAAAAGAAAAAATGCTCTTGTGGTGCAAAGTGGGCTTTCACCGTTGATATTGGAATCGATCCAGTTACCGGTAAAAGAAGACAAAAAGTAAAAAGTGGGTTTAACACGAAGCAGGAAGCTGAAGAAGCTGTGGCTACTCTAATCCACGAACTAAACGAAGGAACATATTTAGAGGAAACAGATAAGACCTTTAGCGACTTTGCAATTGAGTGGCTTCCTATCTACAGTGAGTCAAAAAATGTAAAGCTCGGAACAATTCGAGTCCGTCTCCATGAAATTGGAAGATTGTTACCCTACTTTGCTCAATTAAAATTAAGAGACATTACAAGAAAAATGTATCAAGATGCTCTCAATGATTTAAAAGATCAAGGGTTATCTGATAGCACAAGGGAGGGAATCAATCGAACGGCAAGAATGATTTTTCGAAAAGCATTAGAACTGGAGCTAATTAAGAAAGATCCGACGGAATTCGCTTATGTTAAAAAAGACAAGAAAACGATTGAACAACTAGAGGAAGAAGAAGTACCAAAGTATCTTGAAAAAGAAGAGCTTGCCTTGTTTTTAAAAACCGCAAAACAATATGGGCTTGAACATGATTATTTGGCGTTTTTAATTCTCGCCTATACTGGAATTAGAGTTGGAGAGTTAGTTGCTCTCAAGTGGAAAGATGTAGACTTCTTAAACCACACGATAAGTATTACCAAGACGTATTATAATCCAAAAAATAATGCTGTGGAGTACCAATTAGTCACACCGAAAACCCGAAAATCAAGGCGAAAAATTGTAGTAGATGAAGATGTTATTCAAACTTTAAAAGATCACAAGGAAAATCAAAATCAAGTAATAAAGCGATTAGATGACGACTATTACAACAAAGATTTTATCTTCGCAAAGATGGAGCGACAGTTTGGTTACCCGATTGTGATAAAAAACGTTCGAGACCGTATGAAAAGGCTGCTTCGAATGGCGGGCCTAAAGGAAGAATTGACTCCGCATAGTTTAAGACACACTCATACGTCACTTCTTGCTGAGGCAGGTGTCTCACTCGAACAAATTATGGATCGGCTTGGCCATACGGATGACCAAATTACCAAAAATGTGTATCTTCATGTAACCCAAGAAATGAAAAAAGAAGCCTCTCAAAAGTTCAGTGAACTAATGAGAAGCCTCCGTTAA
- a CDS encoding recombinase family protein — MNEYDNNYYYLDYEKLYEEFIAVYSRVSTAQQDIQKQIALAEAYINNHGIPAEKVIWLNDKDVSANKVGLDKRGELLRLRKMIKQKKVKTIIVYSRDRLARNFYEYVALVKEFYEYNVDVIFTSTKQPAFSKKLAIEALYGIFAQSEGQNITNRKTDTQKQFPSSIFGYKREGKKKNVKYIPKEELSEKLHAFFHDIMKTETSKDFFEVLMKYKKLLKNKSYDNLLKYLQNPFYCGYMETTYGYEKLNHVEPIISYGEFMTMQEVVKEMEQATKDAIINSSNNAVIHPICHECKQYMNFRSTSLTSSGYFVCKRKHREIIIEVDKYNEIIKNHLESIIHNIDTDAMKVDLFSYLRKVEIKYKQELSKLNYELDSVHRQITVKYSPNNSKSFKQLVKQSRNIKKEIEDIYIDIHLLPQFKN; from the coding sequence ATGAATGAATATGATAACAACTATTATTATTTAGATTATGAAAAGTTATATGAAGAGTTTATTGCTGTCTATAGCCGGGTAAGTACAGCACAACAAGATATCCAGAAACAAATTGCTCTTGCAGAAGCTTATATAAACAATCATGGAATACCAGCAGAAAAAGTCATATGGTTAAATGATAAGGATGTCTCTGCAAATAAAGTTGGATTGGATAAACGTGGGGAATTACTCAGACTTAGAAAAATGATTAAGCAAAAAAAGGTCAAAACAATTATTGTGTATAGCCGAGATCGTTTAGCCCGCAACTTTTACGAATATGTAGCACTGGTAAAAGAATTCTATGAATATAACGTAGATGTGATATTTACTTCTACAAAACAGCCTGCATTTTCTAAGAAGCTAGCAATCGAGGCACTTTATGGGATTTTCGCCCAAAGTGAGGGTCAAAATATTACAAACAGGAAAACTGATACACAAAAGCAGTTTCCCTCATCAATTTTTGGATATAAACGTGAAGGCAAGAAAAAGAATGTAAAGTATATTCCGAAAGAAGAGCTAAGCGAAAAACTTCATGCATTTTTTCATGACATAATGAAAACTGAGACTTCAAAAGATTTTTTTGAGGTATTAATGAAATACAAAAAGCTACTCAAGAATAAAAGCTATGATAATTTATTGAAGTATCTTCAAAACCCATTTTACTGCGGGTATATGGAAACCACATATGGATATGAAAAGTTAAACCATGTGGAACCTATTATTTCATATGGAGAGTTTATGACTATGCAAGAAGTAGTTAAAGAGATGGAACAAGCAACAAAAGATGCAATTATAAACTCTTCAAATAATGCCGTTATTCATCCTATTTGCCATGAGTGCAAGCAGTATATGAATTTCCGCTCTACTTCATTGACAAGTAGCGGATATTTTGTATGTAAACGAAAGCATAGAGAAATAATAATCGAAGTCGATAAGTACAACGAAATAATTAAAAACCACTTAGAATCTATCATTCACAATATAGATACTGATGCAATGAAAGTTGATCTCTTCTCCTATTTAAGAAAAGTTGAAATTAAATACAAGCAGGAGTTATCTAAACTTAACTATGAGTTAGATTCCGTTCATCGTCAAATCACAGTGAAATATTCACCAAATAATTCGAAAAGTTTTAAGCAACTCGTAAAACAATCAAGAAATATTAAGAAAGAAATTGAAGATATTTATATTGACATTCATTTGCTTCCTCAATTCAAGAATTGA
- a CDS encoding DEAD/DEAH box helicase: protein MTINTELTNEEKSYILGCAILFIKHFESDRRYTSYLEFAYYIILKYSISYEDYSPLYDFSINFGFYPIAKDVINYNLLGNQLSLHDSLQELKIDNFSTKNYIETYQQKEVRRNLLNDDSQNISYVAPTSFGKSSLIIEHILNNGHYKKIGIIVPTKSLLIQTYRSIRESNIYRRILIHDEMYKNDEKFIAIFTQERALRLLDKNNVFFDILYIDEAHNLFGKDSRNILLSRLIRRNRLLNHNQKTIYLSPLISDSDNLKINEQQEGISEQRISNNLKEPEIFEYRLSGKAFQYNRFVNEFYQLSNSANSLTYIKQNKGQKNFIYIRSPRKIEMFVKEFASTIDNINDEDTSINELIVELEKFVHKDFFMIELLSKGIIYLHGKMPDIVKEFLEYKFNRINNLKYVVANSVILEGINLPIDTLFILNTYNLNGKELTNLMGRVNRLNNIFNGFSNELHRLLPPIHFVNTETYNRINSKMENKIKSLRSNIFEDKIENPTLESFDFEKLKIDQDRRVEAEERFNRIKENEDILFNNKDDKISQLKRYLINSGLESMYDIRNDEFLNQLLMKINRFEKQQTTEWLELDIIDKINSVFIEDLEKYIIDFEFARLSNSQARNYYKMYLFNFRTYSLKDNIIATFNYFKKRVSKGNSLFYIGNSYGEESKQTDNYSDRNKEVYVDLSNKTDPEIINLAIVKMKIEEDFINYQLNKLVVALYDYSLISQDEYHLAIYGTNDEKKINLIKTGLSLNLITRLQKDNQLKNIHLDINNNLVTDLEFENYRSTMQGLYRFELDKFL from the coding sequence TTGACTATTAACACGGAACTAACTAATGAAGAAAAAAGCTATATTTTAGGTTGTGCAATATTATTTATAAAACATTTTGAATCAGACCGGCGATATACAAGTTATTTAGAGTTTGCTTATTACATTATTTTAAAATATTCCATAAGTTACGAAGACTATTCACCTCTATACGATTTTTCAATTAACTTTGGCTTTTATCCAATTGCAAAGGATGTAATTAATTATAATTTATTAGGGAATCAACTCAGTTTACACGATAGTCTGCAGGAATTAAAAATTGATAATTTCTCAACTAAGAATTATATTGAGACGTACCAACAAAAAGAAGTAAGAAGAAACTTATTAAATGATGATTCACAAAATATAAGTTATGTAGCCCCTACATCCTTCGGAAAAAGTTCACTTATTATAGAGCATATTCTGAATAATGGTCATTATAAAAAAATAGGGATTATTGTTCCTACTAAATCTCTTTTAATCCAGACTTATAGATCCATAAGGGAATCAAATATATACAGAAGGATTTTAATTCACGATGAAATGTATAAGAATGATGAAAAATTCATAGCAATTTTCACTCAGGAAAGAGCGCTCCGATTATTAGACAAAAATAATGTATTCTTTGACATATTATATATTGATGAGGCGCATAACTTGTTTGGAAAAGATTCTAGAAATATTCTACTTTCAAGATTAATTCGAAGGAACAGATTGCTTAATCATAACCAGAAGACTATATATTTATCGCCATTGATATCTGACAGTGACAACCTAAAGATAAACGAGCAGCAGGAAGGTATTAGTGAACAAAGGATATCCAATAACTTAAAGGAACCTGAGATTTTTGAATATAGGTTATCAGGAAAAGCATTCCAATATAATAGATTTGTAAATGAATTTTACCAACTCAGTAATTCAGCTAACAGCCTCACCTATATAAAACAAAATAAAGGGCAGAAAAATTTTATTTATATTAGATCTCCTAGAAAAATAGAAATGTTTGTTAAAGAATTTGCTTCAACCATAGATAATATAAATGATGAAGACACCAGTATTAACGAATTAATCGTAGAACTAGAAAAATTTGTTCATAAAGATTTCTTTATGATAGAACTACTTTCTAAAGGTATTATTTATTTACATGGCAAAATGCCTGATATAGTTAAGGAGTTTTTGGAATATAAGTTTAATAGAATTAACAATCTTAAATATGTGGTTGCTAATAGTGTAATATTAGAAGGAATTAATTTACCGATTGACACACTTTTTATATTAAATACATATAACTTAAATGGTAAAGAACTTACTAATTTAATGGGTAGAGTTAATAGGCTCAACAATATCTTTAATGGATTTTCAAATGAGTTACATAGGTTACTCCCCCCCATACATTTCGTTAATACAGAAACTTATAATAGAATAAATAGTAAAATGGAAAATAAAATAAAAAGTTTAAGAAGTAATATATTTGAGGATAAAATTGAGAATCCAACATTAGAATCTTTTGATTTTGAAAAATTAAAGATAGACCAAGATAGAAGGGTAGAGGCAGAAGAAAGATTTAATAGAATAAAAGAAAATGAGGATATATTATTTAATAATAAAGATGATAAAATCAGCCAATTAAAGAGGTATTTAATTAATTCTGGATTGGAGAGTATGTATGACATTAGAAATGATGAATTCTTAAATCAGTTACTAATGAAGATTAATAGATTTGAAAAGCAGCAAACTACTGAATGGTTAGAATTGGATATTATAGACAAAATAAATTCAGTATTTATTGAGGACTTAGAAAAATATATTATTGACTTTGAGTTTGCTAGGCTGTCTAATTCACAGGCTAGGAATTACTACAAAATGTACTTATTCAATTTTCGGACATACTCATTAAAAGATAATATTATTGCAACTTTTAATTATTTCAAGAAGAGAGTAAGTAAAGGAAATAGTCTATTTTATATAGGAAATTCATATGGCGAAGAAAGTAAGCAAACTGACAACTATTCGGATAGAAATAAAGAAGTTTATGTAGATTTATCAAATAAGACAGATCCAGAAATAATTAATTTAGCTATTGTTAAAATGAAAATTGAAGAAGACTTCATCAACTACCAGTTAAATAAATTGGTTGTTGCACTGTACGATTATTCTTTAATTTCTCAGGATGAATATCATTTAGCTATATATGGAACTAATGATGAAAAAAAGATTAACTTGATCAAAACAGGATTGTCTTTAAATTTAATTACTAGACTTCAAAAAGATAACCAACTTAAAAATATTCATTTGGATATAAATAATAATTTAGTAACAGACTTAGAATTTGAAAACTATAGAAGTACGATGCAGGGACTTTATCGATTTGAATTGGATAAATTCCTATAA
- a CDS encoding CPBP family intramembrane glutamic endopeptidase yields the protein MTKRYWWVIISYIIMQFSGLLFAPLLYILLPLTEHQAVVYWSIISFILGLIVVLLLMKPEMKKGSQRDASSGGEMVAWSIIGLIMAFLAQGISATIEMKVFGITQSSENTKLIMDVTRATPLFMIIPALIAPILEEIIFRKIIFGQLYLRTNFIIAALLSALVFGIIHGEPQHLLVYASMGFVFAFLYVKTKRIIVPIIVHMAMNTTVVLAQFNIDPEKLEQQLEQLQAIIFGG from the coding sequence TTGACGAAAAGATATTGGTGGGTAATTATTTCTTATATAATCATGCAGTTCTCAGGGCTCTTGTTTGCCCCACTGCTTTACATTTTATTACCACTAACAGAACATCAAGCTGTTGTTTACTGGTCGATCATAAGCTTTATCCTCGGCTTGATTGTTGTTTTATTATTAATGAAGCCTGAAATGAAAAAAGGAAGCCAGCGAGACGCTTCTTCCGGAGGGGAAATGGTTGCATGGTCCATTATCGGTCTGATCATGGCCTTTTTGGCTCAGGGTATTTCTGCAACAATCGAAATGAAAGTATTCGGTATCACGCAGAGTTCTGAAAACACTAAGTTGATCATGGATGTAACAAGGGCAACTCCCTTATTTATGATCATCCCTGCACTTATTGCACCAATACTGGAAGAGATTATTTTTCGAAAGATCATTTTTGGGCAGCTATATCTAAGGACGAACTTTATTATTGCTGCGTTGCTATCAGCTCTTGTGTTCGGGATCATTCATGGAGAACCGCAGCATCTTCTCGTGTATGCTTCCATGGGATTTGTATTTGCTTTCCTTTATGTAAAAACAAAGCGGATCATTGTTCCAATCATTGTCCATATGGCGATGAATACAACAGTAGTGCTTGCCCAGTTTAATATAGATCCAGAAAAACTGGAACAGCAATTGGAGCAGTTGCAAGCAATTATTTTTGGAGGCTAA
- the groES gene encoding co-chaperone GroES: MIKPLGDRVVIELVEQEEKTASGIVLPDSAKEKPQEGKVIAVGSGRVTENGEKIALEVSEGDRIIFSKFAGTEVKYEGTEYLILRENDILAVVS, encoded by the coding sequence ATGATTAAACCACTAGGAGATCGTGTAGTAATTGAGCTTGTTGAGCAAGAAGAAAAAACTGCAAGCGGAATTGTACTTCCAGACTCTGCAAAGGAAAAACCACAAGAAGGTAAAGTAATTGCAGTAGGTTCAGGACGTGTTACTGAAAATGGTGAGAAAATTGCACTTGAAGTTTCAGAAGGTGACCGCATCATTTTCTCTAAATTTGCTGGCACAGAAGTTAAATACGAAGGCACTGAATACTTAATTCTTCGTGAAAATGATATCTTAGCAGTAGTTAGCTAA